One window of the Trifolium pratense cultivar HEN17-A07 linkage group LG2, ARS_RC_1.1, whole genome shotgun sequence genome contains the following:
- the LOC123907177 gene encoding cyprosin-like: MGFKYFLTVMCLWALFKSMAFATSDDGLMRVSLKRKTLNINTLNSAWIKEVVKGINDNNYLTTDIVYLKNYLDAQYFGEIGIGSPPQIFKVVFDTGSSNLWVPSAKCRLSIACYIHSKYRSKLSSTYTKIGTSCKIPFGRGHIPGFFSQDNLKVGNIIIRDQEFTEITKEGSLEFLAMHFDGILGLGFQDISVGQVTPVWYNMIEQGHMTQKVFSLWLNQNPTSNIGGEIVFGGIDWRHFRGEHTYVPVTQKGYWQIDVEDIILATNSTGLCEGGCAAIIDSGTSLIAGPTSVVAQINHAIGAEGYVSYECKNIIHSYGDLIWEFITNGLRPEIICVDIGLCSRNGTHGINDGIETVVDNESWDETQSRESPLCTLCDMIVFWIRVQLKQRNTRERILKYIDELCEKLPNPVGQSFINCDNIPTMPEIIFKIGNRSFPLSPEQYILRVEDGCTSVCYGGFVAIDVPPPQGPLWVLGDIFLGAYHTVFDSENLRVGFAEAV, from the exons ATGGGGTTCAAGTATTTTCTAACCGTGATGTGCTTATGGGCTTTGTTCAAATCCATGGCTTTTGCAACTTCTGATGATGGGTTAATGAGAGTTAGTCTAAAAAGAAAGACTTTAAACATTAACACTCTTAATTCTGCATGGATTAAGGAGGTTGTTAAGGGtattaatgataataattatttaacaaCAGATATAGTTTATCTAAAGAATTATCTTGATGCACAATATTTTGGTGAAATTGGTATTGGTTCACCTCCACAAATCTTCAAAGTGGTGTTTGATACTGGAAGCTCTAATCTTTGGGTCCCATCTGCCAAATGCAGATTGTCT ATTGCTTGTTACATTCATTCCAAGTATAGGTCCAAGTTATCTAGCACATACACAAAAATAG GAACATCGTGCAAAATCCCTTTTGGCCGCGGACACATTCCTGGCTTCTTCAGTCAAGATAATTTAAAAGTTGGGAATATTATCATCAGAGATCAG GAGTTTACTGAGATTACAAAGGAAGGATCATTGGAATTTTTAGCAATGCATTTTGATGGGATACTTGGACTTGGATTTCAAGATATTTCAGTTGGACAAGTCACACCAGTGTG GTATAATATGATTGAACAAGGGCACATGACTCAAAAGGTTTTCTCTCTTTGGCTAAACCAAAATCCAACTTCAAATATAGGTGGTGAAATTGTTTTTGGTGGTATTGATTGGAGACACTTTAGGGGTGAGCATACTTATGTTCCAGTTACTCAAAAGGGATATTGGCAg ATTGATGTTGAAGACATTATACTTGCAACCAATTCAACAG GGCTATGTGAAGGTGGTTGTGCTGCTATTATTGACTCAGGAACATCTTTAATTGCTGGTCCAACA AGTGTTGTGGCTCAAATTAACCATGCCATTGGAGCAGAAGGATATGTGAGTTATGAATGTAAAAACATCATCCATAGCTATGGTGATTTGATATGGGAATTCATAACTAATGGG TTAAGACCTGAAATTATATGTGTTGACATTGGACTCTGCTCACGTAATGGAACACATGGAATAAA TGATGGTATTGAAACAGTGGTAGACAATGAAAGTTGGGATGAGACACAAAGTAGAGAGAGTCCCTTGTGTACTTTATGTGATATGATTGTGTTTTGGATTCGAGTTCAGCTTAAGCAAAGGAATACCAGAGaaagaatattaaaatatattgatgAG TTATGTGAGAAGCTTCCTAATCCAGTGGGACAATCATTTATAAACTGCGATAATATTCCGACCATGCCGGAAATTATATTTAAGATTGGAAACAGATCATTTCCTCTATCTCCAGAACAG TATATCCTAAGAGTTGAAGATGGCTGTACAAGTGTATGTTATGGAGGTTTTGTTGCTATAGATGTGCCTCCACCACAGGGTCCTCTATG GGTTCTTGGAGATATATTTCTAGGGGCATACCATACAGTTTTTGATTCTGAAAATCTTCGTGTAGGATTTGCTGAAGCTGTTTAA
- the LOC123904673 gene encoding uncharacterized protein LOC123904673 produces MAIDKSTKSQNYVKIFMSKYHSSEAMKQCASNYNVLVIQFKSSLQELVEDPMSANYDAKVAGNEPVRCESFLADEKKFDVSSISTLNNEMSFLSVIGYLATNHLLH; encoded by the coding sequence ATGGCAATAGACAAGTCCACAAAATCGCAAAACTACGTTAAAATTTTTATGAGCAAATATCATTCTTCTGAAGCCATGAAACAATGTGCAAGCAATTACAATGTGTTAGTTATACAATTTAAGAGTTCCTTACAAGAATTGGTTGAAGATCCAATGAGCGCAAACTATGATGCCAAAGTTGCTGGCAATGAACCCGTGAGGTGTGAAAGTTTTTTGGCTGATGAAAAGAAATTTGATGTTTCATCTATTTCTACACTGAATAATGAGATGTCGTTTCTTAGTGTTATTGGATATTTAGCTACAAATCATCTTCTACACTAA
- the LOC123904672 gene encoding self-incompatibility protein S1-like, whose amino-acid sequence MGAQYLSKVKNVSIIFLVIGLCLCTLVECKKHVSIKNRLGSGKNLSIHCKSGDDDLGAQNIADGQEYGFSFDVNLFRTTLFFCNLGWEKVPQYYIEAYSYAKDHVRCDSECSWIVAAEVYDNDIIHLRTCNFAVSVRKSACLWTTLRAAQQTMIASLVAKGK is encoded by the exons ATGGGAGCGCAATATTTATCTAAGGTGAAAAATGTGTCGATCATATTTCTTGTAATTGGGTTATGCTTATGCACCCTTGTTGAATGCAAAAAACATGTAAGCATAAAAAACAGACTAGGATCTGGGAAAAATTTGAGCATACATTGTAAATCCGGAGATGATGATCTTGGAGCGCAAAACATAGCCGATGGACAAGAATATGGGTTTAGCTTCGATGTTAATTTGTTTAGAACAACATTATTTTTCTGTAATTTAGGATGGGAAAAAGTTCCACAGTATTATATTGAGGCATATTCATATGCCAAGGACCATGTACGGTGTGACAGTGAATGTTCATGGATAGTAGCTGCTGAAG TATATGACAACGACATCATTCACTTGAGAACATGTAATTTTGCTGTTTCGGTTAGAAAAAGTGCATGCCTATGGACCACACTAAGGGCAGCACAGCAAACCATGATTGCTTCTCTTGTTGCCAAGGGCAAATGA
- the LOC123907176 gene encoding rhomboid-like protein 14, mitochondrial, giving the protein MDVTIGRGTMLPLLALHTFTEYYRSESKPPVTAALIAANTLIYFRPHFLRSIIPPIEQVMFNSHVILQNKDLKRFFLSAFYHTGESHLGYNMISLLWKGMQLESSMGSVQFASMVASLLTLSQGITLILSKSLLIFFDYERSYYYEYAVGFSGVLFAMKVVLNSQSEDYSNVYGVLVPSRYAAWAELILIQMFVPGVSFIGHLSGILAGLVYLRLRRNFSGGLSSVIRGFRSVLNWPVSFLGDLFGFRRGRITGRGTVGRAGRSAAARPAANWRCQACTFDNSGLLSVCEMCGTGRDGGSSLQQDPRDYYDSDGLPLDELRRRRIQRFGR; this is encoded by the exons atggaTGTAACAATTGGAAGAGGAACAATGCTTCCATTACTAGCTCTTCACACTTTCACCGAATATTACAGATCGGAATCAAAACCACCCGTCACCGCCGCCTTAATCGCCGCCAACACTCTCATCTATTTCCGACCTCATTTCCTCCGTTCCATCATTCCTCCCATCGAACAAGTCATGTTCAACTCCCACGTCATCCTTCAG AACAAGGATTTGAAGCGATTCTTCTTATCGGCGTTTTACCATACCGGAGAATCTCACCTTGGTTACAACATGATATCGCTTCTATGGAAAGGGATGCAATTAGAATCTTCAATGGGAAGTGTTCAATTCGCTTCTATGGTAGCTTCTCTTCTTACTTTATCACAAGGAATAACCCTAATTTTATCCAAATCGTTGCTTATTTTTTTCGATTACGAAAGATCTTACTATTATGAATACGCGGTTGGTTTCTCTGGTGTTCTTTTTGCAATGAAAGTAGTTCTCAATTCACAATCAGAAGATTACAGTAATGTTTATGGTGTTTTAGTTCCGTCGCGTTATGCTGCTTGGGCTGAGTTGATTTTGATTCAAATGTTTGTACCTGGTGTGTCTTTTATTGGTCATTTGAGTGGTATACTTGCTGGACTTGTTTATTTGAGATTGAGAAGGAATTTTTCGGGTggtttgagttctgttattagGGGTTTTAGGTCTGTGTTGAATTGGCCTGTGAGTTTTTTAGGTGATTTGTTTGGGTTTCGGAGGGGACGGATTACTGGTAGGGGGACCGTTGGCCGAGCTGGAAGGAGTGCTGCTGCTCGGCCGGCTGCTAATTGGAGATGTCAGGCGTGTACTTTTGATAATTCTGGTTTGTTGAGTGTGTGTGAAATGTGTGGTACTGGTAGGGATGGTGGTTCTTCTTTGCAACAGGATCCCCGTGATTACTATGATTCTGATGGGCTTCCTTTGGATGAATTGCGCCGCAGGAGAATTCAAAGATTTGGTAGGTGA